The following are from one region of the Coffea eugenioides isolate CCC68of chromosome 2, Ceug_1.0, whole genome shotgun sequence genome:
- the LOC113762276 gene encoding protein C2-DOMAIN ABA-RELATED 2-like — MENLLGLLRIHVIRGVNLAIRDVRSSDPYIIVRMGKQKLKTRVVRKNVNPEWNEDLTLSIADPSIPIKLQVFDKDTFSLDDKMGDAEFDIGPFIEAVRMRLENIPSGTVITNVKPSRQNCLAEDSSIVWENGKVKQHMFLRLRNVERGEVELQLEWIDVPGSRGL; from the exons ATGGAGAACTTACTGGGACTTTTGAGAATTCATGTCATCCGAGGTGTTAACCTTGCCATAAGAGACGTTAGAAGCAGTGATCCTTATATTATCGTCAGGATGGGCAAACAG AAATTGAAGACGCGTGTGGTGAGGAAAAATGTAAATCCTGAGTGGAATGAAGACCTTACACTATCAATTGCAGATCCAAGCATCCCAATCAAGCTA CAAGTTTTTGACAAGGATACATTCAGTCTTGATGACAAAATGGGAGATGCAGAGTTTGACATTGGACCGTTCATTGAGGCTGTAAGGATGCGGTTAGAGAACATCCCCAGTGGAACTGTTATCACCAATGTAAAACCAAGTAGGCAAAATTGCCTTGCTGAAGACAGCAGTATTGTTtgggaaaatggaaaagttaagcAACATATGTTTCTTAGACTGCGAAATGTTGAGCGGGGTGAAGTGGAGCTTCAGTTGGAGTGGATAGATGTTCCTGGCTCCAGAGGTCTGTAA
- the LOC113761354 gene encoding protein PTST, chloroplastic, which produces MECQILLSTGVRPFLARWNSNKGLKKLVRLNQASIRENAANKISWKLRCTPASLEEEFSALQSQEFTEDDETDVEDLSDEASSKPLSSEELKALLLDSERSKIIKKLSDANQYNRVLKRQLQSKEDSLVNFKSELAVLELEIQALVSLAEEIANYEIPEGSRKIRGRYIQSHLLSRLEAVQEKLREQTKDVDAAQSKEVPLYWYGVAESVQVMGSFDGWSQGEHLSPEYTGSYTKFSTTLMLRPGRYEIKFLVDGEWNLSPEFPTIGEGLMQNNLLIVE; this is translated from the exons ATGGAATGCCAGATACTATTAAGTACTGGAGTGCGACCATTCTTAGCAAG ATGGAACTCAAACAAAGGTCTCAAGAAGTTGGTGAGGCTGAATCAAGCTTCTATTCGGGAAAACGCAGCAAATAAAATATCCTGGAAATTACGTTGTACGCCAGCTAGTTTGGAAGAGGAATTTTCAGCATTGCAGTCACAGGAGTTTACAGAGGATGATGAGACTGACGTGGAAGACTTGTCTGATGAAGCTTCTTCAAAACCTTTGAGTAGTGAGGAG TTGAAGGCATTGCTTCTTGATTCTGAAAGATCAAAGATCATCAAGAAACTTAGTGATGCTAATCAGTACAATCGAGTTCTGAAACGACAG TTGCAAAGCAAGGAGGATTCGTTGGTTAATTTTAAAAGTGAACTTGCTGTTCTGGAGCTGGAGATTCAG GCATTGGTCAGTTTAGCTGAAGAAATTGCTAATTATGAAATTCCAGAAGGTTCGAGGAAGATACGTGGGAGGTACATTCAGTCTCACCTCCTTTCAAGGCTAGAAG CTGTACAAGAAAAATTGAGGGAACAGACAAAGGATGTGGATGCTGCTCAATCCAAAGAGGTTCCTTTATATTGGTATGGAGTGGCAGAG AGTGTACAAGTAATGGGTTCCTTTGATGGATGGAGTCAAGGTGAGCACCTATCACCAGAGTACACTGGTTCTTACACGAAATTCTCCACGACATTGATGCTGAGACCTGGAAG GTATGAAATTAAATTCTTGGTTGATGGAGAATGGAACTTGTCGCCAGAATTCCCTACTATTGGTGAAGGGTTGATGCAAAACAACTTGTTAATCGTGGAATAG
- the LOC113761356 gene encoding uncharacterized protein LOC113761356 — MGQIKPSPDFMSETNHKPMDVRVLKKSISDKMLLPKPKKKNDEKKNGKNNSNNKFLITINVLGSAGPVRFVVNENDSVSEVIDAALKLYARQDRLPVLGSDVNSFLLYPANAGLDALILSESIGLQGVRNFVLCKKQRRPQMTEARSEMISRKRSGSWVKAWFNKSLSSKTLSH, encoded by the exons ATGGGACAGATCAAACCATCTCCTGATTTTATGAGTGAAACAAACCACAAACCTATGGATGTCAGGGTGTTGAAGAAAAGTATATCTGACAAGATGTTGCTGCCAAAGCCCAAGAAAAAGAATGACGAGAAGAAGAATGGAAAGAATAATAGTAACAATAAGTTCTTGATTACAATAAACGTCCTTGGTAGCGCTGGACCCGTAAGGTTTGTGGTGAACGAGAATGACAGTGTCTCAGAAGTGATAGATGCAGCCCTAAAACTTTATGCCCGCCAGGATCGCCTTCCCGTTCTTGGTTCTGATGTCAACAGTTTCCTTCTCTATCCAGCCAATGCAGGATTGGACG CTCTCATCCTATCAGAGTCAATAGGATTGCAGGGAGTGAGGAACTTTGTCCTCTGCAAGAAGCAGAGGCGGCCACAGATGACAGAGGCAAGGTCGGAGATGATTTCTCGTAAGAGGAGTGGCAGTTGGGTGAAGGCGTGGTTTAACAAGTCCCTGAGCTCCAAGACGTTATCGCACTGA